The window tctctctcctcctcctccacgTGGCGAGGGCCGGATTTCTCAGCGTGAACATGACTGAGTAAGTTCTCGCCCAGACCCGCTGAGCTGACCCCTTTAGGGCGACCGAATGTGGTACTTCTCTTGTTCAGTGGTCGGGAGACGATGGCCCATATCACCTCTTACTCACACCCGTACGTACCCGCACCTGCAACCATCGCTGACCTCTCCAGACTAAGATCGTGCAACATGGATACAATGTGCGCCTTCCTCCACTGCTATGAAAGTCTTCGCTTACTCCCTCACAGGTCTGGGTAGACTCTATACCCGCAGGAACAAACGAATACTCACTCTACATACGGCAGCCAGCAGGCTTACAGTTTATACTTACTGTATGGGGAGCATCCGGTATCACATACGCAGCAACAACAGATGTTATGAGTAAGTGATATTTTCCGCAGTTCATGGCTAACGTATCTCAGCTGTTGGCGCACCAGTCACTGACACCAAATCCTGCTTCATGACCGACGCTCAAATTCTCTCTCTCTattccttctctttcaatATGACAACTGCCGATGGCAGTGACTACCCACCCCAATGTTCCAACATCTCCGTGTCATGGCCCACCTCTCTGGAATCAAACGTCACATCGGATGTCGCCAAACGGAATTTGATAGAAAACTCGTTGGAAGATTCTGCTGTTGAGATTAATATTGACTTGGAGGAACTTTCCGCTTCGTCAAGTGAACATTTAGGCAACACCACAGCACCTCCCACACTATTTGGTGTCATCCCTTTAGGTAACTCATTCTCCATTCCCATCACATTCCCTAGAAACTCTTCCTTTGCGTCGCATCTCCCTGAGTCATCGCTTTCCGACAACCCTACCACCCATACTTCTCATGGGACGACACACCTTAACTGGACAGTTGATATGGCCAAGGGCACAAGATTTATTCTTGTGGCGGGTATAGGTAGTGCCGAACAATGGGCCAGTGGAGGGTCAAGTCGAATGTTTACCGTGGGACAGGGTACGACGGGTTGTGTGGGAAGTGAGTCTGATGGCAATGGGGCACCCAGTGTGACTGCATCACCATCCACGGCGTAGGTATTCAATAAAAACTGCATTTTTTTGGGTCCGGATTCAGGCTGATGTTTGCATAGAACCGCAACGACGACGGTCCCTGTCCCAACTGACTCGGAATCCAACCCCAGCCCCGTCGTTCGCACAACTGTAGCAGTCGTCTGCTCCGTCCTCGGCACACTGGTACTTGTCGGACTCATGTTTATTTGCCGTCGAGCGCGAAATCGACGACGCGCACGTGGTGCGGCAGTTACCGTTGGCActtctgctgctgcagGTACAGGCGGAGGTGGTTGGGGCATGTTTACGAAACGAGGGGGTTCTCCTAAAGCTGTCAATCGTCATTCTGCCTCGGAAACTCAACTTGATCTGATCGCATCCCGCGATTCGCACCGCGATCAATCTCAAGATAATATCTCACGACGAGACCAACAGCATGAACGAGACACTGCGCCGCTCTTTATGAACAACATGCACAACCTTTCCGTATCACCTGTGACTGATTCGCCAGTCGAGAGTATGGATCCGTTCAGGGATAGGGATCCAGTTAAGCTAGGGTATACTTATCCGTATTTATCTGGGAACCAAACGCAATCTGCGGGGAGATCAGATTCCAGTTTTGCGGGTTCAGGTTCTGGCACAGCTTTCGGTGATGTTCAATCGTCAGCCACGACAGTAACCGACAGACGTGGAGGAATGAGGGAAGATTCTTTCGGTTCAATGGGGATGGACAGGCAATCATCACTCGATGCGCTCCTATCACGTCCGAGTAGAGAATACTATGACGTTCCTCCTTTCCCTACTGGTGCTAGCGTCTCCACATACGATCATACTTCGAACCCAACTTACACAACAACGACATCCAACGCGTCTTATTACTTGCCCCGATCACGACTGGCTGGTCCTCTTGTGCTGCATGACCCAACATCGAGAGATGTGGATTTGTCCACGGATGGTGGCGACGGTGATATCGGAGGAGAGGCAAGGGAGTTTGGACAAggcgaggaggagagggtaTCGGAAAACGTTGCGGATTTGAAGCGCGAGACGCTTGCCATATCTTCTCAAGCACGATCTTCGCCAAACTCCAGCCTTGCGTCTCCGACTTCAACTACGATGACGAGGTCATTGCCATCTGGCGGAGCACCAGGTCctgggagaagaagacgaacGCAGCCGAGAGAGCACGAGATGGAGTATATGGTACATCAAGATGCGGGCCGAGTGCCAGTAGCATCTAGGACTGGTGCTGGGGTCTTGGAACTACCGCCGCGATATGAAGAGGTCAACTGGtcagaagaggaaaggagggagagggaggaaCGAGAGAGGGAGCGGGAGCAGGAGGGAAGCGGTagagaagagagatgaACGGATTTGACGGATATTCTCTCCTATTTTGTGTTTTTAAACAGAGGTAAAACTTGCCTGCCTGCTTGCTTTTATTCTCGATTTGTTAGACGATCTGTCGTAGCTCGTTAGCTTTTGGTGTATTTTGGTTGTTGTACTTCCATACTCATCTATAGATACATGTAATCATGTCTCATCCCTCTTGGTCGAGTGCTTCCAATCTTTGAATTCAATTAATGTGCATCGTGCAATCACTACCAACCATAAGTGTGTACAAATAACACGAAGGGAACATATGGTACACACGACATTGGAATCATAGAGTTACAGAAAACAGAACGAAGTTTATAAAGCTACAAGATCTCGAAACACGAAACAGCTCGCATCCCTCCAATGGAATCAGAACAGCAGCTATCTACGCTCGGATATACCACCCTCTTGGTTGGTGGACTACTCGGCTAAGATCCCTCACATTCAAATCTGTGGAAGGGAGCGATCGCCTTGTGACGCTCGCGCTAGAACTAGTACTGACCGCcgcagaagaagctggagaggttgaggcagcagcagcagcagaagaagaagaagaggaggaggtggaggtccttgaggaggaggtggaggtccttgaggtggaggcggcggcggatgaagaggaagcaCGAGAAGTGGACAAGACGGCGGGGGACGTTGTGGAAGCAGCTTTAGAAGTCGACGACGACGATACTACcgaggaagaagctgcGCTCGACGCTTGAGAAGTAGAGCTGGCTGCAACACTTGAGGAAGCACCGACGGAAGC is drawn from Cryptococcus gattii WM276 chromosome A, complete sequence and contains these coding sequences:
- a CDS encoding Hypothetical Protein (Similar to TIGR gene model, INSD accession AAW41089.1); amino-acid sequence: MLCLILSLLLLHVARAGFLSVNMTEATECGTSLVQWSGDDGPYHLLLTPTKIVQHGYNVWVDSIPAGTNEYSLYIRQPAGLQFILTVWGASGITYAATTDVMTVGAPVTDTKSCFMTDAQILSLYSFSFNMTTADGSDYPPQCSNISVSWPTSLESNVTSDVAKRNLIENSLEDSAVEINIDLEELSASSSEHLGNTTAPPTLFGVIPLGNSFSIPITFPRNSSFASHLPESSLSDNPTTHTSHGTTHLNWTVDMAKGTRFILVAGIGSAEQWASGGSSRMFTVGQGTTGCVGSESDGNGAPSVTASPSTATATTTVPVPTDSESNPSPVVRTTVAVVCSVLGTLVLVGLMFICRRARNRRRARGAAVTVGTSAAAGTGGGGWGMFTKRGGSPKAVNRHSASETQLDLIASRDSHRDQSQDNISRRDQQHERDTAPLFMNNMHNLSVSPVTDSPVESMDPFRDRDPVKLGYTYPYLSGNQTQSAGRSDSSFAGSGSGTAFGDVQSSATTVTDRRGGMREDSFGSMGMDRQSSLDALLSRPSREYYDVPPFPTGASVSTYDHTSNPTYTTTTSNASYYLPRSRLAGPLVLHDPTSRDVDLSTDGGDGDIGGEAREFGQGEEERVSENVADLKRETLAISSQARSSPNSSLASPTSTTMTRSLPSGGAPGPGRRRRTQPREHEMEYMVHQDAGRVPVASRTGAGVLELPPRYEEVNWSEEERREREEREREREQEGSGREER